From the Methanobrevibacter sp. TMH8 genome, one window contains:
- a CDS encoding UPF0179 family protein, translated as MITLIGEDLAEIGLTFVFEGPAEACQSCRFKASCVDSLEKGRKYTITDVRDITQKCDIHDGGMVKAVEVELADVEGLIDSKKAFEGSNISYIPPECDEECIYHDLCFTQGLIPEDKCVIVKILGKHGECAKGYSLTKVSLKLNHNL; from the coding sequence ATGATAACTTTAATTGGAGAAGATTTAGCAGAAATTGGGTTAACATTCGTCTTTGAAGGACCAGCTGAAGCCTGCCAAAGTTGTAGATTTAAGGCCTCCTGTGTTGATTCCTTAGAAAAAGGAAGAAAATATACTATTACTGATGTTAGAGACATTACTCAAAAGTGTGATATTCATGATGGTGGAATGGTTAAAGCTGTTGAGGTAGAGTTAGCTGATGTTGAAGGGCTCATTGATTCTAAAAAAGCATTCGAAGGGTCTAATATTTCATATATTCCTCCAGAATGTGATGAAGAATGTATATATCATGATCTCTGTTTTACTCAAGGTTTAATTCCAGAAGATAAGTGTGTTATTGTTAAAATTTTAGGTAAGCATGGGGAATGTGCAAAAGGTTATAGTCTTACTAAGGTTAGCTTAAAATTAAACCATAATCTTTAG
- a CDS encoding tRNA (N(6)-L-threonylcarbamoyladenosine(37)-C(2))-methylthiotransferase, with protein MKNSKVFIETFGCTFNQADSQIMAGNLIENDFELVDSIENADVAIINTCYVKQPTESKVTNRIQKLKQNFPDLKVIVSGCMVEIDPKKLEKIAPDTSWIGPHKLNKTTDVVKASLNGEIERACGFSKDSKVGVAKVRFDDLIHIIQICEGCLGVCSYCCTRFARGVLNSYPIKDIVKEAKEAILDGCVEIQLTAQDTAAFGKDTGEKLSSLIKEVANLANDDEISNDFRIRVGMMHPNNIGEDLDDLIEAFKLPNVYKFIHLPIQSGSDKVLEDMKRFHTVSEYKDIVNRFRKEIPDLTIATDIIVGYPTETEEDFEKTAELLRDIKPGLIHLSKYRHREGAPSSVLDEIPHSVMKRRSKYLTDIKSEITEEENKELLGTVQRILVVEKGSKGGFIGKTDSYIPVVVDNVDIGTFVDVKITEATSTYLKGTLI; from the coding sequence ATGAAAAATTCAAAAGTATTTATAGAAACATTTGGCTGTACATTTAATCAAGCTGATTCTCAAATCATGGCAGGAAATTTAATAGAAAATGATTTTGAATTAGTTGATTCTATTGAAAACGCAGATGTAGCTATTATCAATACTTGTTATGTAAAACAACCTACTGAAAGTAAAGTCACTAACAGAATACAAAAATTAAAACAAAATTTTCCTGACTTAAAGGTTATTGTTAGTGGATGTATGGTTGAAATTGATCCTAAAAAATTGGAAAAAATAGCTCCTGATACTTCTTGGATTGGTCCTCACAAACTGAATAAAACTACTGATGTTGTAAAAGCATCTCTTAATGGTGAAATTGAAAGAGCTTGTGGATTTTCTAAAGATTCTAAAGTAGGAGTAGCTAAAGTTCGTTTTGATGATCTTATTCATATAATACAAATATGTGAAGGATGTTTAGGAGTATGTAGCTATTGCTGTACTCGATTTGCAAGAGGTGTTCTTAATAGCTATCCAATAAAAGATATTGTAAAAGAAGCAAAAGAAGCTATTTTAGATGGTTGTGTTGAAATCCAACTCACTGCTCAAGATACAGCTGCTTTTGGTAAAGATACTGGGGAAAAGCTATCTAGTCTTATTAAAGAAGTAGCTAACTTAGCTAATGATGATGAAATCTCAAATGATTTTAGAATTCGTGTGGGAATGATGCATCCTAATAATATCGGAGAAGATCTCGATGATTTAATTGAAGCTTTCAAACTTCCAAATGTTTATAAGTTTATTCATCTTCCTATTCAATCAGGTAGTGATAAAGTCTTAGAAGACATGAAAAGATTTCATACTGTATCTGAATATAAAGATATTGTCAACAGATTTAGAAAAGAAATTCCTGACCTGACTATAGCTACAGATATAATAGTTGGTTATCCAACTGAAACCGAAGAAGATTTTGAAAAGACAGCTGAACTTTTAAGAGATATCAAACCAGGTCTTATTCACTTATCTAAATATAGACATAGGGAAGGTGCTCCTTCATCAGTCCTTGATGAAATTCCTCACTCAGTAATGAAAAGACGTTCAAAATATCTAACCGACATTAAATCAGAGATAACTGAAGAAGAAAATAAAGAGTTACTCGGAACGGTTCAAAGAATTCTCGTGGTAGAAAAAGGTTCTAAAGGTGGTTTTATAGGTAAAACTGATTCCTATATTCCTGTGGTTGTTGATAATGTAGATATTGGAACCTTTGTTGATGTTAAAATTACTGAAGCTACTAGTACTTACTTAAAAGGTACTTTAATTTAA
- a CDS encoding HVO_0476 family zinc finger protein → MECPICGSESITTLKSKKISAKSKEINELLLKCNECESIFKDSITEAKPISIRLIISEHESSKKTTIDIYPDEKLYKDAILLSDMGQVEIKSLETKDGRRTESALASDVSTIWANSIEIPARVGISVDLVGKVDSFKVEVDRDFQFATEDFVKIAEYVIRINVIKTQERKTRDGFAKARVTQRVYGRPVKFKNYDYDLTDKIVSRKEATDKR, encoded by the coding sequence ATGGAATGTCCTATCTGTGGGTCGGAGTCTATTACTACATTAAAATCAAAAAAGATTTCAGCAAAAAGTAAAGAAATTAATGAATTACTATTAAAATGTAATGAATGTGAATCTATATTTAAAGATTCTATAACTGAAGCTAAACCAATATCTATTAGGCTTATTATTAGTGAACATGAGAGTTCAAAGAAAACTACAATAGATATATATCCTGATGAAAAATTGTATAAAGATGCTATTTTATTGTCTGATATGGGCCAAGTAGAAATTAAATCTCTTGAAACAAAAGACGGAAGACGTACTGAAAGTGCTTTAGCTAGTGATGTTTCAACAATCTGGGCAAATTCTATAGAAATTCCTGCAAGAGTTGGTATTTCTGTTGATTTAGTTGGAAAAGTAGATTCATTTAAAGTAGAAGTAGATAGAGACTTTCAATTTGCTACCGAAGATTTTGTAAAAATTGCAGAATATGTAATTCGTATTAATGTTATTAAAACTCAAGAACGTAAAACAAGAGATGGTTTTGCAAAAGCTAGAGTTACTCAAAGAGTTTATGGTAGACCAGTTAAATTTAAAAACTATGATTATGATTTAACTGATAAAATTGTTTCTAGAAAAGAAGCAACTGATAAAAGATAG
- a CDS encoding type II toxin-antitoxin system VapC family toxin — protein sequence MILVDSTFFTAIVNEKDQWYEDSLRIAKKIVKMDKVVSNLIISESVTNVSSLLGGKIGKKIYYNIKDNYLIFEENRLIYDNTIHTLLHYNGTLSYTDCLSLEIMRELKINKIASFDSDFDKVKGIKRIY from the coding sequence ATGATTTTAGTTGATTCAACTTTTTTCACAGCTATTGTTAATGAAAAAGACCAATGGTATGAAGATAGCTTAAGAATAGCTAAAAAAATTGTTAAAATGGATAAAGTTGTTTCTAATTTAATTATCTCAGAATCTGTTACAAATGTTTCCAGTTTACTTGGAGGAAAAATAGGAAAAAAAATCTATTATAATATTAAAGATAATTATCTCATTTTTGAAGAAAATAGACTGATTTATGATAATACAATACATACTTTATTACATTACAATGGTACACTATCATATACAGATTGTCTTTCATTAGAAATAATGAGAGAACTAAAAATAAATAAAATAGCTTCTTTTGATAGTGATTTTGATAAAGTTAAAGGAATTAAAAGAATTTATTAA
- a CDS encoding type II toxin-antitoxin system PrlF family antitoxin, which translates to MSLSTKIYKGFQTAIPSEIRKKLKLEVDDIVEWYLDESGTVNIEFRKKSNFEDIIGIGKTPYKTDAVKMKKRVSKGEKP; encoded by the coding sequence ATGTCTCTTTCAACAAAAATATATAAAGGATTTCAAACAGCTATCCCCTCTGAAATTAGAAAAAAACTCAAACTTGAAGTTGATGATATCGTTGAATGGTATTTAGATGAAAGTGGAACTGTTAATATTGAATTTAGAAAAAAAAGTAATTTTGAAGATATAATTGGAATTGGAAAAACTCCCTATAAAACAGATGCAGTTAAAATGAAAAAAAGAGTATCAAAGGGTGAAAAACCATGA
- the rpiA gene encoding ribose-5-phosphate isomerase RpiA, protein MNLKEMAGFAAAEEIKDGQIIGLGTGSTTHYFIEQVGVRIKEEGISVMGIPTSYQSFLLAKESNIPVTTLEEHDVDIAVDGADEIDPDFNLIKGGGAAHTLEKIVDYSANELIIIADDSKIVDVLGKFPVPLEIISEATKPVFSELKDMGADPQIRMAKFKDGPVISDNGNFIIDASFGQIDNPIQLEKDLNSIPGVVENGIFAQMVDKVILGTNDGVKVLKS, encoded by the coding sequence ATGAATCTTAAAGAAATGGCAGGGTTTGCTGCTGCAGAAGAAATTAAAGATGGTCAAATTATTGGATTGGGTACTGGTTCTACAACTCATTATTTTATTGAACAAGTAGGAGTAAGAATAAAAGAAGAAGGAATATCTGTTATGGGAATTCCAACCTCTTATCAATCTTTTCTTTTAGCTAAAGAATCGAACATCCCAGTAACTACTCTTGAAGAACATGATGTGGATATAGCTGTTGATGGTGCTGATGAAATTGATCCTGATTTTAACCTAATTAAAGGTGGAGGAGCAGCTCATACATTAGAGAAAATAGTTGATTATTCAGCTAATGAACTTATTATTATAGCTGATGATTCAAAAATTGTCGATGTTCTTGGAAAGTTTCCAGTTCCATTAGAAATAATTTCAGAAGCTACTAAACCTGTTTTTTCAGAACTAAAAGATATGGGTGCAGATCCTCAAATAAGAATGGCAAAATTTAAGGACGGTCCAGTTATTTCTGATAATGGGAATTTCATAATCGATGCAAGTTTTGGACAAATTGATAATCCAATTCAGCTAGAAAAAGACTTAAATTCCATTCCAGGTGTTGTAGAAAACGGAATATTTGCTCAAATGGTTGATAAAGTTATCTTAGGAACAAATGATGGAGTTAAGGTTTTAAAATCTTAA